The following are from one region of the Deltaproteobacteria bacterium genome:
- the clpP gene encoding ATP-dependent Clp endopeptidase proteolytic subunit ClpP: MALIPIVVERDGRGERAYDIYSRLLKERIIFVGTAVDDDVANLVIAQMLFLESEDPDKDIHLYINSPGGVVTAGLAIYDTMQYIKPQVSTLCMGQAASIGALLLSAGQEGKRYALPHARILIHQPMGGFQGQASDVDIQAREILRMREEINRILSKHTHQTLEKIEKDTDRDFFMTGEQAKAYGIIDEVVVRRPVSPKES, translated from the coding sequence GGACGGCCGTGGAGAGAGGGCTTACGATATCTATTCCAGGCTCCTGAAAGAAAGGATCATCTTTGTCGGGACGGCGGTGGACGATGACGTGGCGAATCTCGTTATCGCCCAGATGCTCTTCCTGGAATCCGAGGACCCGGATAAGGACATTCATCTCTATATCAATTCCCCAGGAGGGGTTGTCACGGCAGGACTTGCCATTTACGATACGATGCAGTATATCAAGCCACAGGTCTCGACGTTGTGTATGGGACAGGCCGCCAGCATAGGTGCACTGTTGCTGTCGGCAGGCCAGGAGGGCAAAAGGTATGCCCTTCCCCATGCGCGTATCCTCATCCACCAACCCATGGGAGGGTTCCAGGGTCAGGCTTCGGACGTGGATATTCAGGCCAGGGAGATTCTCCGAATGAGGGAGGAGATAAACCGTATTCTTTCCAAGCACACCCACCAGACATTGGAGAAGATTGAGAAGGATACGGACAGGGATTTTTTCATGACGGGCGAGCAGGCAAAAGCTTACGGCATCATCGATGAGGTCGTCGTGAGAAGGCCTGTCTCCCCGAAAGAATCATGA